Proteins encoded in a region of the Loxodonta africana isolate mLoxAfr1 chromosome 22, mLoxAfr1.hap2, whole genome shotgun sequence genome:
- the LOC100668068 gene encoding diamine oxidase [copper-containing]-like produces MGQEALLLGWAIVGILALQTLAEAEPSQSSLGSKAGVFKDLSAEELKAVHKFLWSQRDLSLKPAKALTMAKNSIFLIEMLLPEKQHVLRFLDEGKRRPVREAHVVIFFGAQEKPNITEFAVGPLPSPSYMQVLPPRHGHHPSWASRPVSTAEYALLDHMLQEATKPLHQFFLNTTGFSLLDCGDRCLTYTDAAPRGLASDQRRSWLILQQDVEGYFLHPTGLELLVDHGSQDANDWVVEQVWYNGKFYRSPEELARKYDNGEVDVVVLEDLPLQGSEDTPLFSSYRPRGTFSKPITMNGPRLVQPQGHRYQLEGNAVLYGDWSFAFRLRSSSGLQVLDVRFGGERVAYEVSIQEAVALYTGHTPAGMQTKYMDLGWGLGRLSHELAPGIDCPDTATYLDALHYYDADGPVHYPHALCLFEMPTGVPLRRHFDINYQGGFNFYAGLKGQVLVLRTTSTVDNYDYIWDFIFYPNGVMEAKMHATGYIHATFYTPEGLHHGMRLHTHLAGNMHTHLVHYRVDLDVAGTKNSFQTLGMKLQNITNPWSPGHYLVQPTLEQTHLHCERQAAFRFGRALPKYLLFTSPKKNPWGHKRSYRVQINSMASQVLLPGCQEERALTWARYPLAVTKYRESELHSSSIYNQNDPWDPPVVFEEFLQDNEDIENEDLVAWVTVGFLHIPHSEDIPNTATPGNSVGFLLRPFNFFPEDPSLASRDAVIVWPQDKDSNHVQRWVPEEAGSCLMPPPFSYNGTYRPV; encoded by the exons CATTGAGATGCTGCTGCCCGAGAAGCAACATGTGCTGAGGTTTCTGGATGAAGGTAAAAGGCGTCCGGTCCGGGAAGCCCACGTTGTCATCTTCTTTGGAGCCCAGGAGAAGCCCAACATCACTGAGTTTGCAGTGGGACCCCTACCATCACCCTCCTATATGCAAGTGCTGCCCCCCAGGCACGGGCACCACCCATCCTGGGCGTCCAGGCCCGTCTCCACTGCTGAGTATGCCCTCCTGGACCACATGCTACAGGAAGCCACCAAGCCGCTGCACCAGTTCTTCCTTAATACAACAGGCTTCTCCTTACTAGACTGTGGAGACCGGTGCCTGACCTATACCGACGCGGCCCCCCGCGGCCTGGCTTCTGACCAGCGCAGGTCCTGGCTTATCCTGCAGCAAGATGTGGAAGGCTATTTCTTGCACCCCACTGGGCTGGAGCTGCTTGTGGACCACGGGAGCCAAGATGCCAATGACTGGGTGGTAGAGCAAGTCTGGTACAATGGAAAGTTCTACAGGAGCCCAGAAGAACTGGCCCGCAAGTATGACAACGGAGAGGTAGATGTCGTGGTTCTGGAGGACCTACCACTGCAGGGCAGCGAGGACACCCCACTCTTCTCCTCTTACAGGCCCCGTGGAACCTTCTCCAAGCCCATCACCATGAATGGGCCCCGCCTGGTTCAGCCCCAAGGCCACCGCTACCAGCTAGAGGGCAATGCTGTGCTCTACGGGGACTGGAGCTTCGCCTTCCGGCTGCGCTCCTCCTCTGGGCTACAGGTCCTGGATGTGCGCTTCGGAGGGGAGCGTGTGGCCTATGAAGTGAGCATACAGGAGGCAGTGGCTCTCTACACAGGACACACACCAGCAGGCATGCAGACCAAGTACATGGACTTGGGCTGGGGCCTGGGCAGGCTCAGTCATGAGCTAGCCCCAGGCATCGACTGCCCGGATACAGCCACCTACCTGGACGCCCTCCACTATTACGATGCTGATGGCCCGGTACACTACCCCCACGCCCTCTGCCTCTTCGAGATGCCCACAGGGGTGCCCCTTAGGCGGCACTTTGATATCAACTACCAGGGAGGCTTTAACTTCTATGCAGGGCTGAAGGGCCAGGTGCTGGTGCTGCGAACCACTTCCACAGTTGACAATTATGATTACATTTGGGATTTCATCTTCTACCCCAATGGAGTAATGGAAGCCAAGATGCATGCCACTGGCTACATCCATGCCACCTTCTACACCCCTGAGGGGCTCCACCACGGCATGCGCCTACACACCCACCTGGCTGGCAACATGCACACCCACCTGGTGCATTACCGCGTAGACCTGGACGTCGCAG GCACCAAAAATAGCTTCCAGACACTAGGGATGAAGCtacaaaacatcactaacccCTGGAGCCCAGGACACTACCTGGTACAGCCCACTCTAGAGCAGACACATCTCCACTGTGAGCGCCAGGCTGCCTTTCGCTTTGGGCGGGCCCTGCCCAAGTACCTGCTCTTCACCAGCCCCAAGAAGAACCCCTGGGGCCACAAGCGCAGCTACCGAGTGCAGATCAATTCTATGGCCAGCCAAGTGCTGCTCCCAGGCTGTCAGGAGGAGCGGGCTCTCACCTGGGCCAG GTACCCCCTAGCAGTGACCAAGTATCGGGAGTCGGAGCTACACAGCAGCAGCATCTACAACCAGAATGACCCCTGGGACCCACCTGTGGTCTTTGAAGAATTTCTTCAAGACAATGAGGACATTGAAAATGAG GACCTAGTAGCCTGGGTGACAGTGGGCTTCCTCCACATCCCCCACTCAGAGGACATCCCCAACACAGCCAcacctggaaactctgtgggcttCCTGTTGAGGCCCTTCAACTTCTTCCCAGAGGACCCATCCTTGGCATCCAGAGACGCAGTGATCGTGTGGCCCCAGGACAAAGACTCTAACCATGTTCAGCGCTGGGTTCCTGAGGAGGCAGGGAGCTGTTTGATGCCTCCGCCTTTTAGCTACAATGGCACCTATAGGCCAGTGTGA